A genomic region of Pseudomonas sp. RSB 5.4 contains the following coding sequences:
- a CDS encoding efflux RND transporter permease subunit encodes MPQFFIDRPVFAWVVALFILLAGALAIPQLPVAQYPDVAPPQIEIYAVYPGASAQTVDESVVSLIEEELNGADHLLYFESQSSLGSATIKATFQPGTNPELAQVDVQNRLKVVESRLPQAVNQQGLQVEKVSAGFLLLITLTSSDGKLDDVALSDYLARNVMNEIKRIDGVGKAQLYGAERAMRIWINPQKLIGFNLTPADVNAAIVAQNAQVSAGSIGDLPNPSSQEITATIMVKGQLSTPEEFADIVLKANPDGSTVRIKDVARVEIGSQEYQFGTRLNGKPSTAVGVQLAPGANALATATLIRAKMDELSRYFPAGVEYKIPYDTSPFVKVSITKVVYTLGEAMLLVFAVMFLFLQNIRYTLIPTLVVPVALMGTFATMLALGFSINVLTMFGMVLAIGILVDDAIVVVENVERIMASEGLSPKEATRKAMKQITGAIIGITLVLVAVFIPMAFMQGSVGVIYRQFSLSMATSILFSAFLALTLTPALCATLLKPIAKGEHHEKSGFFGWFNRRFEQLTDRYQGWVGYALKRSGRYLLIYGVLLIGMGVCFARLPSSFLPVEDQGYTITDIQLPPGASKNRTVQVVEQIEAHNASEPGVGDSTVILGFSFSGSGQNAALAFTTLKDWSERGSDDSATSIADRANIALSQIKDAVAFAVLPPPVDGLGTSSGFEFRLQDRGGLGHATLMQARTELLAAAEKSPVLMNVRESALAEAPQVQLEVDRKQANALGVSFADIGNALSTAIGSSYVNDFPNQGRMQRVVVQAEGDQRSQVDDLLKMHVRNNAGHMVPLSAFVQAKWTQGPAQLTRYNGYPAIAISGEPSPGHSTGEAMAEIERLVAQGPKGLGQEWTGLSLQERLSGSQAPILLGLSLLIVFLCLAALYESWSIPTSVLLVVPLGVLGAVLAVTLRGMPNDVFFKVGLITIIGLSAKNAILIIEFAKSLYDEGHDLIDATLQAARLRLRPIIMTSLAFILGVVPLAIATGASSASQQAIGTGVIGGMITATLAVIFVPLFFVVVMKLVQRFTKHH; translated from the coding sequence ATGCCGCAGTTTTTTATCGATCGCCCGGTGTTCGCCTGGGTCGTCGCCCTGTTCATCCTGTTGGCCGGTGCGCTGGCCATTCCGCAATTGCCGGTGGCGCAATACCCCGACGTCGCCCCGCCGCAGATCGAAATCTACGCCGTATACCCCGGCGCATCGGCACAGACCGTCGATGAAAGCGTAGTCAGCCTGATCGAGGAAGAGCTCAACGGCGCCGATCACCTGCTGTACTTCGAATCGCAGAGCAGCCTCGGCAGCGCCACGATCAAGGCCACCTTCCAGCCGGGCACCAACCCGGAACTGGCCCAGGTCGATGTGCAAAACCGCCTCAAAGTGGTCGAGTCGCGCCTGCCGCAAGCGGTGAACCAGCAAGGCTTGCAGGTGGAGAAAGTTTCCGCAGGCTTCCTGTTGCTGATCACCCTGACCTCCAGTGACGGCAAGCTCGACGACGTGGCGCTCAGTGATTATCTGGCGCGCAACGTGATGAACGAGATCAAACGCATCGACGGCGTCGGCAAAGCGCAGCTGTACGGCGCCGAACGGGCGATGCGGATCTGGATCAATCCGCAGAAGCTGATCGGTTTCAATCTGACTCCGGCCGACGTCAACGCCGCCATCGTCGCGCAAAACGCCCAGGTGTCGGCGGGCAGTATTGGCGACTTGCCCAACCCATCCTCGCAGGAAATCACCGCGACCATCATGGTCAAGGGTCAGTTGTCGACGCCGGAAGAGTTCGCCGACATCGTGCTCAAGGCCAATCCGGACGGCTCCACCGTGCGTATCAAGGATGTCGCACGGGTCGAGATCGGCAGCCAGGAATACCAGTTCGGCACGCGTCTGAATGGCAAGCCGTCCACCGCTGTCGGCGTGCAGCTGGCGCCGGGAGCCAATGCCCTCGCTACCGCGACATTGATCCGGGCGAAGATGGACGAGCTGTCGCGCTACTTCCCGGCCGGCGTCGAATACAAGATTCCGTATGACACCTCGCCGTTCGTCAAAGTCTCGATCACCAAAGTCGTCTACACCCTCGGCGAAGCGATGCTGCTGGTGTTTGCGGTGATGTTTCTGTTCCTGCAGAACATCCGCTACACGCTGATCCCGACGCTGGTGGTGCCGGTGGCCCTGATGGGCACTTTCGCCACCATGCTGGCGCTGGGTTTCTCGATCAACGTGCTGACCATGTTCGGCATGGTGCTGGCGATCGGCATTCTGGTAGACGACGCGATCGTTGTGGTGGAGAACGTCGAGCGGATCATGGCCAGTGAAGGATTGTCGCCGAAAGAGGCGACGCGCAAGGCGATGAAGCAAATCACCGGCGCCATCATCGGCATCACTCTGGTGCTGGTGGCAGTGTTCATTCCGATGGCATTCATGCAGGGTTCGGTGGGGGTGATTTACCGGCAGTTCTCGCTGTCGATGGCAACCTCGATCCTGTTCTCGGCATTCCTGGCCCTGACCTTGACCCCGGCACTGTGCGCCACGCTGCTCAAGCCGATTGCCAAGGGCGAGCATCATGAGAAGTCGGGGTTCTTCGGCTGGTTCAACCGCCGCTTCGAGCAACTGACCGATCGCTATCAAGGCTGGGTCGGCTACGCGCTGAAGCGCAGCGGGCGTTATCTACTGATCTACGGCGTGCTGCTGATCGGCATGGGCGTGTGCTTTGCGCGCCTGCCCTCCTCGTTCCTGCCGGTTGAGGATCAGGGTTACACCATCACTGACATTCAATTGCCACCGGGCGCGAGCAAGAACCGTACGGTGCAGGTGGTGGAGCAGATCGAGGCGCACAACGCCAGTGAACCGGGTGTGGGCGACAGCACGGTGATTCTCGGCTTCAGTTTCTCCGGCAGCGGGCAGAACGCGGCGTTGGCGTTCACCACCCTCAAGGACTGGTCTGAACGCGGCAGCGACGATTCGGCTACTTCCATTGCTGACCGCGCCAACATCGCCCTGAGCCAGATCAAGGACGCCGTTGCCTTTGCGGTGCTGCCGCCACCGGTCGATGGCCTCGGCACGTCGAGCGGCTTCGAATTCCGTCTGCAGGATCGCGGCGGTCTCGGTCACGCCACACTGATGCAAGCACGCACCGAGCTGCTTGCCGCAGCGGAGAAAAGCCCGGTACTGATGAACGTGCGCGAAAGCGCGCTGGCCGAAGCACCCCAAGTACAGCTGGAAGTCGACCGCAAGCAGGCCAACGCGTTGGGCGTGTCGTTCGCCGACATCGGCAACGCGCTGTCCACTGCCATCGGCTCTTCGTACGTCAACGACTTTCCCAACCAGGGTCGGATGCAACGGGTGGTGGTGCAGGCCGAAGGCGATCAGCGCAGTCAGGTCGATGATCTGCTGAAAATGCACGTGCGCAACAACGCCGGGCACATGGTGCCGCTGTCGGCGTTCGTCCAGGCGAAATGGACCCAAGGCCCGGCGCAATTGACCCGCTATAACGGCTACCCGGCGATTGCGATTTCCGGCGAGCCATCGCCCGGGCACAGCACCGGCGAGGCCATGGCGGAGATCGAACGGCTGGTCGCCCAAGGGCCGAAAGGCCTGGGTCAGGAATGGACAGGGCTGTCGTTGCAGGAACGTTTGTCCGGCAGTCAGGCGCCGATCCTGCTCGGTCTGTCGCTGCTGATCGTGTTCCTGTGTCTGGCGGCGCTCTACGAGAGCTGGTCGATTCCGACCTCGGTGCTGCTGGTGGTGCCGCTGGGCGTGCTCGGCGCAGTGCTGGCGGTGACCTTGCGCGGAATGCCCAACGATGTGTTCTTCAAGGTCGGGCTGATTACCATCATCGGTCTTTCGGCGAAGAACGCGATCCTGATCATCGAGTTCGCCAAGAGCCTGTATGACGAAGGCCATGACCTGATCGATGCGACGTTGCAGGCCGCACGCCTGCGTCTGCGGCCGATCATCATGACCTCGCTGGCATTCATCCTTGGCGTAGTGCCGCTGGCCATCGCCACCGGCGCCAGCTCGGCAAGCCAGCAGGCCATTGGCACCGGGGTGATCGGCGGGATGATCACCGCGACGCTGGCGGTGATCTTTGTGCCGTTGTTCTTCGTGGTGGTCATGAAGCTCGTACAACGCTTTACCAAACACCACTGA
- a CDS encoding efflux RND transporter periplasmic adaptor subunit codes for MSKNLLAGLGLIAVALLLGACDSSSKAEEEAPPATVRIETIEARPLSISSELSGRIAAPRIAEVRARVAGVVLQRTFREGSDVKKGDVLFRIDPAPFKADLDSAEAALRKAEANAFQAKLQEQRYAQLIDDKAISAQDYDNARANARQTAADVAANKAAVERAKLNLGYATVTAPISGRVGRALVTEGALVGQNETTPLALIQQLNPIYADLTQSTRELNELRRAFRSGQLQEVGQDQVKATLIQDDGSLYPLPGKLLFSDISVDPGTGQIILRSEFPNPDLDLLPGSFIRVRLQQATVQNGITVPQRAVQRDSAGIAQVLTVDEQMRVAQQPVQLGAVQNDRWIVTGGLKPGDRIVIEGLQHARPGEKVQIDDTPLPLAQTSGQ; via the coding sequence ATGTCGAAAAATCTGCTGGCCGGGCTCGGCCTCATCGCCGTTGCGCTGTTGCTGGGCGCCTGTGATTCGTCTTCGAAGGCTGAAGAGGAAGCGCCGCCGGCCACCGTGCGGATCGAGACCATCGAGGCCCGCCCCCTGTCGATCAGCAGCGAACTGAGCGGGCGCATCGCTGCGCCACGGATCGCCGAAGTGCGTGCCCGGGTGGCCGGTGTGGTGCTGCAACGCACCTTTCGCGAAGGCAGCGACGTGAAAAAGGGCGACGTGCTGTTCCGCATCGACCCGGCACCGTTCAAGGCTGACCTGGACAGCGCTGAAGCTGCGCTGCGCAAGGCCGAAGCCAATGCGTTCCAGGCGAAGTTGCAGGAGCAGCGCTACGCGCAGTTGATCGACGACAAGGCCATCAGCGCTCAGGATTACGACAACGCCCGCGCCAATGCCCGGCAAACTGCCGCCGACGTGGCGGCCAACAAAGCCGCCGTGGAGCGCGCGAAGTTGAATCTGGGCTACGCCACCGTCACCGCGCCGATTTCCGGACGCGTCGGCCGTGCGCTGGTCACCGAAGGCGCGCTGGTCGGGCAGAACGAAACCACGCCACTGGCGCTGATTCAACAGCTCAACCCGATCTACGCCGACCTTACCCAGTCGACCCGTGAACTGAATGAACTGCGTCGCGCGTTCCGTTCCGGGCAGTTGCAGGAAGTCGGTCAGGATCAGGTCAAGGCCACGCTGATTCAGGATGACGGCAGCCTCTATCCGTTACCGGGCAAACTGCTGTTCAGCGACATCAGCGTCGATCCGGGCACCGGCCAGATCATTCTGCGCAGCGAATTCCCCAACCCTGACCTCGACCTGCTGCCGGGCAGCTTCATCCGCGTTCGCCTGCAACAAGCGACCGTGCAGAACGGCATCACCGTGCCGCAGCGTGCGGTGCAGCGTGACAGCGCGGGTATCGCCCAGGTGCTGACCGTCGACGAGCAGATGCGCGTCGCCCAGCAGCCGGTGCAACTGGGCGCGGTGCAGAACGACCGCTGGATCGTCACCGGCGGCCTCAAGCCCGGCGACCGCATTGTCATCGAAGGCCTGCAACACGCCCGTCCCGGCGAAAAGGTGCAGATCGACGACACCCCTCTTCCACTTGCCCAGACCTCTGGTCAGTAA
- a CDS encoding response regulator transcription factor — protein sequence MPNILLVEDDTALAELISSYLERNGYSVSVIGRGDHVRERARINPPDLVILDLMLPGLDGLQVCRLLRADSATLPILMLTARDDSHDQVLGLEMGADDYVTKPCEPRVLLARVRTLLRRSSLGEPMTVNDRIVMGNLCIDLSERTVTWREQPVELSSGEYNLLVVLARHAGEVLSRDQILQRLRGIEFNGTDRSVDVAISKLRRKFDDHAGEARKIKTVWGKGYLFSRSEWEC from the coding sequence ATGCCCAACATCCTCCTGGTCGAAGACGACACCGCCCTCGCCGAACTGATTTCCAGCTACCTGGAGCGCAACGGTTATTCCGTCAGCGTGATCGGCCGTGGCGACCATGTGCGCGAACGGGCGCGGATCAATCCGCCGGATCTGGTGATCCTCGACCTGATGCTGCCGGGTCTCGACGGCCTGCAAGTCTGCCGCTTGCTGCGCGCCGATTCGGCAACCCTGCCGATTCTGATGCTGACTGCCCGCGACGACAGTCACGATCAGGTGCTGGGCCTGGAAATGGGGGCCGACGACTACGTCACCAAGCCCTGCGAACCACGGGTTCTGCTGGCACGAGTGCGTACTTTGCTGCGGCGCAGCAGCCTTGGTGAACCGATGACGGTCAATGACCGGATCGTCATGGGCAATCTGTGCATCGACCTGTCCGAGCGCACCGTGACCTGGCGCGAGCAGCCGGTCGAGCTGTCCAGCGGCGAATACAATTTGCTGGTGGTGCTGGCCCGGCATGCCGGGGAAGTGCTGAGCCGCGATCAAATCCTGCAACGCCTGCGCGGCATTGAGTTCAACGGCACTGATCGCTCGGTGGACGTGGCGATTTCCAAGTTGCGGCGCAAGTTCGATGATCACGCCGGCGAGGCACGCAAGATCAAAACCGTGTGGGGCAAGGGTTACCTGTTCAGCCGTTCCGAGTGGGAATGCTGA
- a CDS encoding ATP-binding protein encodes MFRILFRLYLVTIVSYSAAIYLVPDLVIMAFRERFITYNLDYSRGLQSLITRQFHAVPQDQWPALAQSMDKDFLPLHIALARIDDADFTAPEQARLRAGENVVRIGDWGWRTLAVTPLNDDVAVQMVVPPDPLDVNLLYWSINVLIGASMLACLLLWIRPHWRDLERLKGAAERFGKGHLSERTQIPPSSNIGSLANVFDTMAGDIEDLLNQQRDLLNAVSHELRTPLTRLDFGLALALSDDLPATSRERLQGLVAHIRELDELVLELLSYSRLQNPAQLPEQVEVSLDEFIDSILGSVDEELESPDIVIDVLLHGQLERFSLDPRLTARAIQNLLRNAMRYCEKRIQIGVQVSPDGCGIWVDDDGIGIPDDERERIFEPFYRLDRSRDRATGGFGLGLAISRRALEAQGGTLTVESSPLGGARFRLWLPNLA; translated from the coding sequence ATGTTCAGAATCCTGTTTCGCCTGTATCTGGTGACGATCGTCTCCTACAGCGCGGCGATCTATCTGGTGCCGGACCTGGTGATCATGGCGTTCCGCGAGCGCTTCATCACCTACAACCTCGACTACTCGCGAGGCCTGCAATCGCTGATCACCCGGCAGTTTCACGCAGTGCCGCAAGACCAGTGGCCAGCGCTGGCGCAGTCGATGGACAAGGACTTCCTGCCGTTGCACATCGCCCTGGCGCGCATCGACGACGCCGATTTCACCGCCCCCGAGCAGGCACGTCTGCGCGCTGGGGAAAACGTGGTGCGCATTGGCGATTGGGGATGGCGCACCTTGGCGGTTACGCCGCTGAACGATGACGTCGCCGTGCAAATGGTGGTGCCGCCGGATCCGCTGGACGTCAACCTGTTGTACTGGAGCATCAACGTGCTGATCGGCGCGAGCATGCTCGCCTGCCTGCTGTTGTGGATTCGCCCGCACTGGCGCGACCTGGAGCGGCTCAAGGGCGCTGCCGAACGCTTCGGCAAGGGCCACTTGAGCGAGCGCACGCAGATCCCGCCCAGCTCCAACATCGGCAGCCTGGCCAACGTGTTCGACACCATGGCCGGCGACATCGAGGATCTGCTCAATCAGCAGCGCGACCTGCTCAATGCGGTCTCCCACGAATTGCGCACACCGCTGACCCGGCTGGATTTCGGTCTGGCCCTGGCGCTGTCCGATGATTTGCCGGCGACCAGTCGCGAGCGCCTGCAAGGGCTGGTCGCGCACATACGCGAACTGGATGAGCTGGTGCTGGAATTGCTGTCTTACAGCCGCCTGCAGAATCCGGCGCAATTACCGGAACAGGTAGAGGTGTCGCTGGATGAGTTCATCGACAGCATTCTGGGCAGCGTCGATGAAGAGCTGGAATCGCCGGACATCGTCATCGACGTATTGCTGCATGGCCAGCTCGAACGTTTTTCGCTGGATCCGCGCCTGACCGCCCGGGCGATCCAGAACCTGCTGCGCAATGCCATGCGCTATTGCGAGAAACGCATTCAGATTGGCGTGCAAGTCAGCCCCGATGGCTGCGGGATCTGGGTCGACGATGACGGCATTGGCATCCCGGATGACGAGCGCGAGCGGATTTTCGAACCGTTCTATCGCCTTGATCGCAGTCGTGATCGGGCCACCGGTGGCTTTGGCCTGGGCCTGGCGATCAGCCGCCGGGCGCTGGAGGCGCAGGGCGGGACGCTGACGGTGGAAAGCTCACCGCTGGGGGGGGCGCGGTTCAGGTTGTGGTTGCCGAACCTGGCTTGA
- the pncA gene encoding bifunctional nicotinamidase/pyrazinamidase, with the protein MQISPRTALLVIDVQNDFTPGGQLAVPEGDLIVPLINRLSGLFKQVIIAQDWHPTGHASFASSHPGRKPYDVIQLPYGEQTLWPDHCVQGTAGAEFHPKLDLPHAQLIIRKGCNPDIDSYSAFLEADRRTTTGLAGYLKERGIDTVYMVGLALDFCVMYSALDARAAGFNAFVVLDACRAIDMDGSLATAMERMQTAGVGLIQSNQLI; encoded by the coding sequence ATGCAGATTTCACCCCGCACTGCCCTGCTGGTCATCGACGTTCAGAACGACTTCACCCCCGGTGGCCAACTGGCCGTCCCTGAAGGCGATCTGATCGTACCGCTGATCAATCGCCTCAGCGGTCTGTTCAAGCAGGTCATCATTGCCCAGGACTGGCACCCGACCGGGCACGCGTCGTTTGCCTCGAGTCACCCCGGGCGCAAGCCCTACGATGTGATTCAGTTGCCCTACGGCGAACAGACGCTCTGGCCGGATCATTGCGTGCAAGGCACTGCCGGCGCCGAGTTTCACCCAAAGCTGGATCTGCCTCACGCGCAACTGATCATCCGCAAGGGCTGCAACCCGGACATCGACAGCTATTCGGCGTTTCTCGAGGCGGACCGGCGCACCACCACCGGTCTGGCCGGTTACCTGAAAGAACGCGGGATCGACACGGTGTACATGGTCGGTCTGGCGCTGGATTTCTGCGTGATGTACTCGGCGCTGGATGCGCGGGCGGCGGGGTTCAATGCGTTTGTGGTGCTGGATGCCTGTCGCGCCATTGACATGGATGGATCACTGGCGACGGCGATGGAGCGGATGCAAACGGCCGGGGTTGGGTTGATTCAGTCGAACCAACTCATCTGA
- a CDS encoding transcriptional regulator — MNKPSDEQLVAYLDDELDPAYRSQLDSAIADDPLLSLRVQWFERSSLPYKEAYDELAQQAPLERLQARLDAIPSPQRPGLSRRWFIGAAAASLLAGGVLADRLFIAWQSQQAHNWRALVGDYMALYVPQTLDHLPSDEASQRAQLRAVDTRLGLNLSPALLKLPGAELKRAQMLEYDGVPIAQLTYLDAKHGPLALCVTRTNSGSRPLAHERRHEMNVVYWTEGEHAWMLIGHNPAPALEDLARHLIERLSA, encoded by the coding sequence ATGAACAAGCCCTCCGACGAACAACTGGTGGCCTACCTCGATGACGAGCTGGACCCCGCATATCGCAGCCAGCTCGACAGCGCGATTGCCGACGACCCGTTGCTCAGCCTGCGCGTGCAATGGTTCGAACGCAGCAGCCTGCCGTACAAGGAGGCCTATGACGAACTGGCACAACAGGCACCGCTAGAACGTTTGCAGGCGCGCCTCGATGCGATTCCCTCTCCCCAACGGCCGGGCCTGAGTCGGCGCTGGTTTATCGGAGCGGCCGCCGCGAGCCTGCTGGCTGGCGGCGTATTGGCCGATCGCCTGTTCATCGCCTGGCAATCACAGCAAGCGCATAACTGGCGCGCCTTGGTCGGCGATTACATGGCGCTGTATGTGCCGCAAACCCTCGATCATTTGCCGAGCGACGAAGCCAGCCAACGCGCGCAATTACGCGCGGTGGACACGCGGCTGGGCCTGAATCTGTCACCGGCGCTGCTGAAGTTGCCGGGCGCCGAACTCAAACGTGCACAAATGCTCGAGTACGACGGCGTACCGATCGCACAACTGACCTATCTGGACGCGAAACATGGGCCGCTGGCCTTGTGCGTGACGCGCACCAATAGCGGCAGTCGGCCACTGGCGCACGAAAGGCGCCATGAAATGAACGTGGTGTACTGGACCGAAGGTGAGCATGCGTGGATGTTGATCGGGCACAACCCGGCCCCGGCGCTGGAAGACCTCGCCAGACATTTGATCGAACGGTTGAGCGCATGA
- a CDS encoding sigma-70 family RNA polymerase sigma factor — protein sequence MLSRNRHVAEDLVQATCVRALERAGQYVAGTRMDRWLLSILHSIWLNEVRARRVRQGAGQVDADGQLAFDGEYAAQTHVMAAQVIRRVDALPETQRETVYLAYVEGLSYREVAEILQVPIGTVMSRLATARLKLAEYPPLQAVPKTTGGDRP from the coding sequence CTGCTGTCGCGCAATCGGCACGTGGCCGAGGATCTGGTGCAGGCCACGTGCGTGCGGGCGCTGGAGCGTGCCGGACAATATGTGGCCGGCACGCGCATGGATCGCTGGCTGCTGAGCATCCTGCATTCGATCTGGCTCAACGAAGTGCGCGCCCGCCGGGTGCGTCAGGGCGCCGGTCAGGTCGATGCCGACGGGCAACTGGCCTTCGATGGCGAATATGCGGCGCAGACGCACGTGATGGCGGCGCAAGTAATTCGCCGGGTCGATGCTTTGCCGGAAACCCAGCGCGAAACCGTGTATCTGGCTTATGTCGAAGGCCTGTCCTACCGCGAAGTCGCCGAGATCCTGCAAGTGCCGATCGGCACGGTGATGAGCCGGCTGGCCACCGCGCGCCTGAAACTGGCTGAATACCCGCCCCTGCAAGCCGTGCCGAAAACCACCGGAGGTGACCGCCCATGA
- a CDS encoding tetratricopeptide repeat protein encodes MTIRSVMFAAPLLLVAALSASMAFANGDEDAPVQKPNCPKGQVWDSKSQKCVMQTSSAVPDADRTDYAYRLAKDGRYEEALALLDTLKQPNTAKALNYRGYATRKLGRTDEGIGYYLQSVKLDPQYAQVREYLGEAYVIKGRVDLAQEQLQQIKSICGTSCEEYQDLAEAINDSSKT; translated from the coding sequence ATGACTATCCGTTCCGTTATGTTCGCCGCCCCGTTGCTGCTGGTGGCCGCGTTGTCCGCATCGATGGCGTTTGCCAACGGTGATGAAGACGCTCCCGTGCAGAAGCCCAATTGCCCCAAAGGCCAGGTCTGGGACAGCAAATCGCAGAAATGCGTGATGCAGACCAGCAGCGCCGTGCCGGATGCCGATCGGACCGATTATGCCTACAGATTGGCCAAGGACGGTCGATACGAAGAAGCCCTGGCCCTGCTCGACACCTTGAAACAACCGAACACCGCCAAGGCCCTCAACTATCGCGGTTACGCCACGCGAAAACTGGGGCGTACCGACGAGGGCATCGGCTATTACCTGCAATCGGTAAAGCTCGATCCGCAATACGCGCAAGTGCGCGAATACCTCGGCGAAGCCTACGTGATCAAAGGCCGCGTCGATCTGGCGCAGGAACAGTTGCAGCAGATCAAATCGATTTGCGGCACCTCCTGCGAGGAATACCAGGACCTGGCTGAAGCCATCAACGATTCATCGAAAACCTGA